One segment of Tenrec ecaudatus isolate mTenEca1 chromosome 1, mTenEca1.hap1, whole genome shotgun sequence DNA contains the following:
- the LOC142437551 gene encoding olfactory receptor 14J1-like — MANFTALTGFLLMIFSANPEIEVLYASLFLVLYLVALIGNILIITVISVDNSLHSPMYFFLKNLSFLDLCYISATVPRFVCNSFMHSGNISLWECILQCFAFTVCGSTEMAILTVMSYDRYVAICFPLRYEIIMDTGSCVHGVLAAWTGGFISGVMHTAATFSIHFCGPHVIHQFFCNVPQLLKLSCSNDYISELGVSAFLSLATFLCFTFIGLSYTRIFSAVLRMPSADGRSKAFATCIPHLCVVILFTSTSVFEFLKPASDSPTGFDFLLTFLYTVVPPTFNPMIYSLRNKVMKSALNKMFKGRKA; from the coding sequence ATGGCTAATTTCACTGCATTGACTGGCTTTCTTCTCATGATTTTTTCTGCTAATCCTGAGATAGAAGTCTTATATGCTTCTTTGTTTTTAGTCTTATATTTGGTGGCTTTAATTGGCAATATTCTCATTATCACTGTGATTTCTGTCGACAATAGCCTCCACTCACCAATGTATTTCTTCCTTAAAAACCTCTCCTTTTTGGATCTGTGCTACATTAGTGCCACTGTACCAAGATTCGTCTGCAACTCCTTCATGCACAGTGGCAATATTTCCCTCTGGGAGTGCATCCTGCAGTGTTTTGCCTTCACAGTCTGTGGTTCTACTGAGATGGCCATACTCACAGtgatgtcctatgaccgctacgtggccatctgcttcccactgCGCTATGAAATCATCATGGACACCGGCAGCTGTGTTCACGGAGTCTTAGCTGCCTGGACCGGTGGGTTCATCTCTGGGGTCATGCATACAGCTGCTACTTTCTCCATCCACTTCTGTGGTCCCCATGTCATTCACCAGTTCTTCTGCAATGTCCCCCAACTCCTGAAACTCTCTTGCTCCAATGACTACATCAGTGAGCTTGGGGTCTCTGCCTTCCTGTCCTTGGCAACATTTCTTTGCTTCACCTTTATTGGCCTCTCTTACACACGTATATTTTCTGCTGTGCTCAGGATGCCATCTGCTGATGGAAGATCCAAGGCCTTTGCTACTTGCATCCCCCACCTATGCGTTGTCATATTATTTACTTCTACAAGTGTTTTTGAGTTTCTAAAGCCAGCTTCTGACTCTCCAACTGGATTCGACTTTTTGCTCACTTTTCTTTATACTGTCGTGCCCCCGACTTTCAATCCCATGATCTATAGCTTAAGAAACAAAGTCATGAAGAGTGCTCTGAACAAGAtgtttaaaggaagaaaagcctAA